In a genomic window of Planococcus sp. MB-3u-03:
- a CDS encoding class I SAM-dependent methyltransferase, with the protein MNFDDNQFDFVIASLILSVVPDPNTCLREMARVLKNSGELIIFDKFSSTETSSSIQRRLVRPFVKLLGTDIALSFKALFEENKRYLKLIDKSPVMFNGFILKFASEKNKKL; encoded by the coding sequence TTGAATTTTGACGACAATCAGTTTGATTTTGTCATTGCCAGCCTGATACTTTCTGTTGTACCTGATCCGAATACTTGTTTGAGAGAAATGGCACGCGTCCTCAAAAATAGTGGGGAACTCATTATTTTTGATAAGTTTTCTTCAACTGAAACAAGCTCTTCAATTCAACGAAGACTAGTTAGGCCTTTCGTAAAACTACTTGGGACCGATATTGCCTTGAGTTTCAAAGCTTTGTTCGAAGAAAACAAACGGTATCTGAAGCTCATAGACAAAAGCCCTGTCATGTTTAACGGTTTTATACTAAAATTCGCCTCCGAAAAGAATAAAAAACTTTAG